From one Methylomonas paludis genomic stretch:
- the sucC gene encoding ADP-forming succinate--CoA ligase subunit beta has protein sequence MNIHEYQAKQLLAEFSVPVPYGLVATDAEQARHHAQTLAGQAWAVKAQIHAGARGKSGGVKIAKSLSEVSEYAAGMLGKYLRTQQTDAAGLPVNQVLIEEVSAIKREFYLSLLVDRDSERLIFIASAAGGMDIETVAAETPELIVRTTVHPAAGLQAYHGRQIAAALALGKEQQAQLQNIMVGIYQLFVSKHASQIEINPLIETEQGHLVALDAKINFDDNAVAAHPDIVALRDISQEDIKEAEAKQFDLNYVTLGGNIGCMVNGAGLAMATMDMVKLKGGSPANFLDVGGGTNKDKVKEAFKLILADGVVKAVLVNIFGGIVHCDVIAAGILAAVADMHLTVPVVVRLEGTNAEQGRAMLSNSGLGLYAADDLNSAAEQAVALAEAA, from the coding sequence ATGAATATCCATGAATATCAGGCCAAACAGTTACTCGCCGAGTTTTCTGTACCCGTGCCTTATGGGCTAGTGGCAACCGATGCCGAACAAGCTCGTCATCATGCCCAAACTTTGGCTGGACAGGCCTGGGCCGTAAAGGCCCAAATTCATGCCGGTGCCAGAGGTAAATCCGGCGGTGTCAAAATTGCCAAATCCTTGTCGGAAGTCAGCGAATATGCCGCCGGTATGTTGGGAAAATACTTGCGTACCCAGCAAACAGATGCAGCTGGTTTGCCGGTAAATCAGGTTTTGATCGAAGAAGTATCGGCAATCAAACGCGAATTTTACCTGAGTCTGCTGGTAGATCGGGACAGCGAACGCCTGATTTTTATCGCTTCTGCAGCCGGGGGAATGGATATAGAGACAGTCGCGGCAGAAACCCCCGAACTGATCGTGCGTACCACAGTGCATCCCGCAGCCGGTTTGCAAGCCTATCATGGCCGGCAAATCGCCGCAGCCTTGGCGTTGGGCAAAGAGCAGCAGGCCCAGTTGCAAAACATCATGGTCGGCATATACCAGTTATTTGTCAGCAAACATGCCAGTCAAATTGAAATAAATCCCTTAATTGAGACGGAACAAGGCCACTTAGTAGCATTGGATGCCAAAATCAATTTTGATGATAATGCAGTGGCTGCGCATCCTGATATTGTTGCACTGCGCGATATCAGTCAGGAAGACATCAAAGAGGCAGAAGCAAAACAGTTTGATCTCAACTATGTCACCTTGGGCGGCAATATCGGCTGCATGGTCAATGGGGCTGGACTGGCGATGGCTACTATGGATATGGTTAAACTCAAAGGCGGATCACCGGCCAATTTTCTGGATGTCGGTGGCGGTACCAATAAAGACAAAGTCAAAGAAGCCTTCAAACTGATTCTGGCTGATGGTGTGGTTAAAGCCGTATTGGTCAATATTTTTGGCGGCATTGTGCATTGCGATGTTATTGCTGCCGGTATTCTGGCGGCAGTGGCAGATATGCACTTAACCGTTCCGGTGGTGGTGAGGCTGGAGGGTACCAACGCCGAGCAGGGGAGGGCCATGCTCAGCAATTCCGGCTTGGGTTTGTATGCTGCTGATGATTTAAACAGTGCAGCGGAACAGGCTGTCGCATTGGCGGAGGCCGCATGA